CCGTAGCACCAGCAATGGTCAGTGGTGAACCGACGAAGAAGAACACGTTGTTGGCGGTCGTTGGCTCCAACGCGATGGCATCGCTGTTGTCGGCTCCTGCTATGGTAAGCATGCCGGAATTTGCCGTATAACAACCTTTCGATACGGTGTATGAGTAATCAAAGTCGATAAGATCCGTGAATACTGCCGATCCCGCAGCATTGGTGGTCTGGAAGTTTCCGTCAAAGATCACTTCGGCGTCCTGCAAGGGCAGGCCAGTGCTGAGGTCCGTAACGGTTATGGTGGCGTTGTATTGTGCGAAGGCTGTTGTCGCCGCTAAACCGATACCAAGAAGTGATAGGTAGAGGTGTTTCATGGTGGTGTGTTTTTACTCGTTGATCAGAATGTTCGTTGCAATGCGGGTGCCCGGTTGCTCAAATGCAACTTGATAGATGCCCGGTGCGATCCCCGTTGGCAAATTGAAGTTGACAATAGTACCAGTACGCTGCAGTTGTTGGGCAGAAATTGAAGTCACCATGCGTCCATCGGATCCATAGAGCTTGATCAATGCGTTTGATTGAATTGCATCCGAGATCCGAAGTGAAATGGTGGAATACATGTTGGCCGGATTCGGGTATACGAATGCTTCTGGTACGCTGGAAAGTTCTTTCACCGCGCTGATCACATCGTTCTCCAATCGTGCAATGAAGAAGTAGTTCTGATTTATCGTGGTTCGTGCTTGACCACCGATCAGGATCTTGCCATCGGCCTGTACATCCATTGCATAGATCATGGTGTAATAGCTAGGTATGGCGTGCTGAACTACACCGTTGCTACCAAAAGTATTGTCGCGTGTGCCATCAGCATTGTACTTCCATACTGCAAGATCAAAGCCGTTGGGTGGTCCTACACCGGAAGTGCCAGACATGATGATCGTGCCATCGGACATGGCTTCCAGGTTGGCTGCGTAGTCGAAATTGGCAAGGTCCTCTTTGACCGTGCCATTCGTTCCGAAGGTGGAGTCAAGTTGACCTGATGGTGTGAATTTTGCCAGCAGCGCACTGTAATTATAGGATTGAGTCACTGTAATCCCGGCCACAAGAATGGATCCATCGGGCAACAATTTCAGGTCCTCGCCTTCATCGTCCACATTGCCGTAGTTGTACTTTACGATTCCTGCATCACCAAAGGTCGGGTCAAGTGTGCCATCGGTTTCAAAGCGTACAACGAGCATTACGTACCACAATTCCGTATTCCCGAAATAACCGGATGCAACGATCTTGCCATCTGGTTGCACCACAATACCTTTGAAGGAATTGCTTCCCACGGTCAAGACAGGGATCGTAGCCACTCCATCCGTACCGAACGTGGTATCAAGCACGCCACTCGGCGTAAAGCGCACCACTACAGGGCGCGGTACATAGTTGAGATCATCTGAACTACCACACACCAAGATGTTACCAAGCGCATCGAGCGACACATCGTACGCTTGGTCCTCGGTATTTTCCGTGGGTAGACTAATGTGCCCCGTTACCACGCCATTGGTGCCAAAGGTGTTATCCAAGGTGCCATCGGCGTTCAATTGGATCAGTAATAATCTGTATGTCTGGTAATCCGTTGTGGATCCCACCAATATGATCTTTCCTTCAGAGGTCAGAACGGCTGAATAGATGTCGGCTTCGTAGTCCAGCTCATAGGTGAAGACTCCGTTGGTCCCGAAATCGGTATCTGGAGTTCCATCCGGTAATAGACGGAATACCTGCGTGCGAGCGACGTAGTTCGTATCGAACGAAAAGCCGATCAACAGGACCTTTTCATCGGGTTGCACCAGGATCTTCTGGGCCGCATCTAATGTGTTCACTGGAGTAACCACGTATCCCGTGCCGTTGAAGGTAGGATCCAATGAACCGGGTTGGGCCTGAAGTACATGCATGGAGCACATCAAGAGGGCGACCCCGGATAGAAGAGCGTAGAATTTGTTTTTCATGTGTTCGGCTTTTTTGGTTCGTTTCTCTTTTTCCGTTCAATTTTCAGTTTGTTCAAGTTCTCCAATAGGTTGCGCCAAGCTTCCTGTTCATCTTTCGATTTCTGATGGAGTTGTTCAAGGCCTTCCATTTCATCCGGTGGGATGGGGTCTTGTTCGGGGGGCGTAATACTGCTCATTGTTCTCTGGCAGCAAAAGTGCGCCACGAAATTGCTGTTGCCTAGCATATGACCATTACATCACCTGCACAAGTCCAATGACCGGCCTTACATGGCCTATACATTCGTGGATTTCGACCTTACATTCACCCTACAGGTTGATGTAATCTACTGAACTTCAGCAGTGTATAAAAAGGCCTCCAATGAGGCCTAGATCGACTGTAAAAAGTCGATCAGGTGAACATCTTCACCCTCGATATTCAGCTTTTTTCGTAGCCGCGAACGTGCCACGGTTATGCTGTTCAAGCTCTGGTGGGTAATGGCCGATATATCCTTTGTGGACATGTTGAGCCGGAGAAAGGCACATAGTTTTCGTTCGTTCGGAGAAAGGGCCGGGAATTGTTCCTTCAAGGTCTGGTAGAAGGTGGAATGGACCCGCGTAAAATGGGCCTCGAATTCCTCCCAATTGTGTTCGTCTTGGCTATTCTGTAGGTCGCGTACAATGTCCTGCACGATCTTTTGGTTCTCTTGCTTGAAGGTGGATTTGGCTTTGAGCAAGCGTTCAGCGATATGTGCGATCAACTCGTTCTTCTTTAGCAGGAACAATGCATTGGCAGTGAGCTCACGGTCCTTGTAGTCCAAACTTTCCTTCAAAATGGTTTGTTCCGCCTCCAGTTTTTCCTGTTCCAAATGAAGTCTCTCCTGTTCCAAGGCACCATTCAGCACACGGGCGCGCATCACCTTGTAGATCAGAAATGCAGTTAGCAAGAGGAAAAAGGCTACCGTCGCCAATGCAATGTTCCAGATCCGCTGC
The nucleotide sequence above comes from Flavobacteriales bacterium. Encoded proteins:
- a CDS encoding T9SS type A sorting domain-containing protein, translating into MKNKFYALLSGVALLMCSMHVLQAQPGSLDPTFNGTGYVVTPVNTLDAAQKILVQPDEKVLLIGFSFDTNYVARTQVFRLLPDGTPDTDFGTNGVFTYELDYEADIYSAVLTSEGKIILVGSTTDYQTYRLLLIQLNADGTLDNTFGTNGVVTGHISLPTENTEDQAYDVSLDALGNILVCGSSDDLNYVPRPVVVRFTPSGVLDTTFGTDGVATIPVLTVGSNSFKGIVVQPDGKIVASGYFGNTELWYVMLVVRFETDGTLDPTFGDAGIVKYNYGNVDDEGEDLKLLPDGSILVAGITVTQSYNYSALLAKFTPSGQLDSTFGTNGTVKEDLANFDYAANLEAMSDGTIIMSGTSGVGPPNGFDLAVWKYNADGTRDNTFGSNGVVQHAIPSYYTMIYAMDVQADGKILIGGQARTTINQNYFFIARLENDVISAVKELSSVPEAFVYPNPANMYSTISLRISDAIQSNALIKLYGSDGRMVTSISAQQLQRTGTIVNFNLPTGIAPGIYQVAFEQPGTRIATNILINE